Proteins encoded within one genomic window of Phototrophicus methaneseepsis:
- the uvrC gene encoding excinuclease ABC subunit UvrC, producing MPFQPSDHIRTILDNLPMKPGVYIMKNDKGKIIYIGKAKYLRHRVRSYFTANADGTRKTLKMRAQVRDIDYIIAESEVKALILEDTLIKKHKPRYNIMLKDDKRYPYIRISWQEDYPKVETTRRVENDGARYFGPYAAMWAVQNTLRVLRKAFPYLTCDRDITGQDERACLFYDLKLCNAPCIGAVNRDEYRAMIQELMDVLSGKSEGVLGRLEEEMMGASEDLNFEKAAAIRDQIKAIHFITTRHKAVSPKMTDHDVIAIARENDDAVVQILFIRNGKLIGSDSRVLDNADEETDESILEQFIPQFYSEMADVPRELILPSEIEEARILERWLRDKRHGSKVEITVPQRGNKRSLIQLAQENANDALRMMRAQYEADVTKQETSLTELQTEMSLPRIPNRIECFDISTTQGTAITASRVVFVQGVPRKSEYRRFNIRTVDHFGSDDYQSMREALTRRFNRWQNAQLEDTGITTPDGKDKNETWKLLPDLLLIDGGKGQLGIAVEVLKEFDLFGKVPVAGLAKQFEELYIPGESKPIVLPRRSPALYLVQRVRDEAHRFAITSHRNRRSKAGMVSQLESIPGIGPKKRKALLKHFGNSIDRIKKASADELMQVAGINEKLAETIIIGLD from the coding sequence ATGCCTTTTCAACCAAGCGATCACATCCGCACCATTCTCGATAATCTGCCGATGAAGCCCGGCGTCTACATCATGAAGAATGACAAGGGCAAAATCATCTATATCGGCAAAGCGAAGTATCTGCGGCACCGCGTGCGCAGTTACTTCACTGCTAATGCAGATGGCACGCGCAAAACGCTTAAAATGCGCGCGCAGGTACGAGACATTGATTACATTATCGCGGAGAGTGAGGTAAAGGCCCTCATTCTGGAAGATACGCTCATCAAGAAGCATAAACCGCGCTATAACATTATGCTGAAGGATGATAAGCGCTATCCCTATATTCGCATCTCCTGGCAAGAAGATTACCCCAAAGTGGAGACGACGCGCCGTGTCGAGAATGATGGTGCACGCTACTTTGGGCCTTATGCAGCTATGTGGGCAGTACAGAATACGCTGCGCGTGCTGCGGAAAGCCTTCCCCTATCTGACGTGTGATCGCGACATCACAGGCCAGGATGAGCGCGCCTGCCTGTTCTACGACCTCAAGCTGTGTAATGCGCCTTGCATCGGCGCTGTTAACCGAGATGAATATCGGGCGATGATCCAGGAACTCATGGATGTGCTCAGTGGCAAAAGCGAAGGCGTCTTAGGTCGGCTGGAAGAAGAAATGATGGGTGCTTCTGAAGATCTCAACTTCGAGAAAGCTGCCGCCATCCGCGACCAGATTAAAGCGATTCACTTCATCACCACGCGCCACAAGGCCGTCAGCCCCAAGATGACCGATCACGATGTCATCGCTATCGCGCGAGAAAATGACGATGCTGTTGTGCAAATCCTGTTCATCCGTAACGGCAAACTCATTGGCAGCGACAGCCGCGTGCTGGATAACGCCGATGAAGAAACAGATGAATCTATCCTGGAACAATTCATTCCACAGTTTTACAGCGAAATGGCCGATGTACCCCGTGAACTGATCCTGCCAAGTGAAATTGAAGAAGCGCGCATCCTGGAGCGCTGGCTGCGCGATAAGCGCCATGGCAGCAAGGTGGAAATTACCGTGCCGCAGCGTGGTAATAAACGCAGCCTGATTCAGCTCGCCCAGGAAAATGCAAACGATGCCCTGCGGATGATGCGCGCCCAATACGAGGCCGACGTCACCAAGCAGGAAACATCCCTCACAGAGCTACAAACCGAGATGAGCCTGCCGCGCATCCCTAACCGCATTGAGTGTTTCGACATCAGCACTACACAAGGCACAGCCATTACCGCCAGCCGTGTGGTCTTCGTGCAGGGCGTGCCGCGCAAAAGTGAATATCGCCGCTTCAACATCCGCACGGTGGACCACTTCGGCAGTGATGATTACCAATCCATGCGCGAGGCGCTCACAAGGCGATTCAATCGTTGGCAAAATGCCCAGCTAGAAGACACGGGCATCACGACGCCGGATGGCAAAGATAAAAATGAAACCTGGAAGCTCCTGCCCGACCTGCTACTGATTGATGGCGGTAAAGGCCAGCTTGGTATTGCTGTGGAAGTGCTCAAGGAGTTTGACCTGTTTGGCAAGGTGCCCGTAGCAGGCTTAGCAAAGCAGTTCGAAGAACTGTATATTCCTGGCGAGAGCAAGCCTATCGTGTTACCAAGGCGCAGTCCGGCGCTCTATCTGGTGCAGCGCGTCCGCGACGAAGCCCACCGCTTCGCCATCACGAGCCATCGTAATCGCCGCAGCAAAGCCGGTATGGTCAGCCAATTAGAGAGCATCCCCGGCATTGGCCCCAAAAAGCGCAAAGCCCTGCTCAAACATTTTGGCAACAGCATCGACCGCATCAAGAAAGCCAGCGCTGATGAACTCATGCAGGTCGCAGGCATCAACGAAAAGCTGGCAGAGACCATCATCATCGGTTTAGACTAA
- a CDS encoding acetoacetate decarboxylase family protein, whose amino-acid sequence MTENIPYVPAPWSLTGDGYILVYRFSREFALQHGFIPPQQRDTFKGGLGTVMIVNYHSSDVGPYGELLFVPGLFQMDGKSRFSITKIYVSTQISVNNGWENWAIPKERADFDFRQGPARSELISVSLEGTPFFQMQMQPYGPQIPVNTAWLPIKATLGQYKMHTLMLTAPSGKGRVQLAHIRQANINGSSFPDVTPLKPLLALKAADVQLQFPVADVITQPQLAQDTL is encoded by the coding sequence ATGACAGAAAACATCCCTTACGTGCCAGCGCCCTGGTCCTTGACGGGTGATGGCTATATTCTGGTTTATCGCTTCTCGCGGGAATTTGCCTTGCAGCACGGCTTTATCCCGCCGCAACAACGCGACACCTTCAAGGGTGGGCTCGGTACCGTGATGATCGTCAACTATCACAGTTCCGATGTGGGGCCTTATGGTGAGCTGCTATTCGTTCCGGGGTTGTTCCAAATGGATGGCAAATCCCGCTTTTCAATCACGAAGATATACGTCTCTACCCAGATCAGCGTGAATAACGGCTGGGAGAACTGGGCCATCCCTAAAGAACGTGCCGATTTCGATTTCCGGCAAGGGCCAGCACGCAGTGAGCTTATCTCCGTCAGCCTGGAGGGAACGCCGTTCTTCCAGATGCAGATGCAGCCCTACGGCCCACAGATTCCTGTCAACACAGCCTGGCTGCCTATCAAAGCGACGCTAGGGCAATATAAAATGCATACGCTCATGCTAACAGCACCGAGTGGCAAAGGGCGCGTTCAGCTCGCTCACATCCGGCAAGCCAACATCAACGGTTCATCCTTCCCGGATGTCACACCCCTGAAGCCGCTACTGGCGCTCAAAGCTGCTGACGTCCAACTGCAATTCCCGGTCGCAGACGTCATCACTCAGCCGCAACTCGCGCAGGATACCTTATGA
- a CDS encoding PHB depolymerase family esterase: MMKQRFISCLFLLVTLQFILILSTPSLAQDTDKTLTLTTVDGERLFHLHTPPQAEEEAIPLVIALHPIASSGHAMQAITGLNDAADQYGFAVAYPEALSFYWDDGRAAAGMVADDGEIDDVGFISAMIDVIAQETDIHTDQVHLTGLGNGGTMAYRLACQLPGRFASVAVVGALMWDYQPDNCPPGDAPINMLIIHGSDDSTYRIDGRTFPPGEAAEEAISILSLEETIRFWMAYDHCEAEPTAYNRAPLTTYTCQDEAAIHAYTIISGENGWPRMGDDLRLNQFGIDTTTIIARYFMEGVPPLDDMTQTTPPPTELARSYQMYIPTTYTFDEAVPLVMVLHGRPGSAGGIALITDMNTIAEENGFIVVYPEGMIPPSETARGWNYVRDVPLFRPADSSAISQRDDVQFLVDLVHDIAEIAPIDTDRAYVTGFSNGGFMTQRLACDASGTFAAFAAAGSTLSWGMTEICEGKPPIPLLMMHGTDDISVPWTGTTGNIGGQQIYVTAPIPNTVVFWAQHNGCGQVAPEQENIPSSGDSPETSVIFVRYTQCEEPLTFVGVTGGGHNWPGVPGRIGEQIAGDVNLDIHAGQVVWDFMSQFTLDEARIEAAEAAATPSAPIIIDETAATESAEVRNAREVVATLQRGGFIVYYRHGEQNPDYTDETCTEPGALTDNGDDQATLLATVLERLTLHVDHVLTTGTCAAQQSIARTFSEAVAEEATRYEDTAALQEALSAIPQADAITLMVGDGNLLEALTGQSLGPAETLIVRPTGTNFEVLTIASVYDWLYLANLVDEDPE, encoded by the coding sequence ATGATGAAACAGCGTTTTATAAGCTGCCTTTTTTTGCTCGTAACATTGCAATTTATCCTGATACTCTCTACACCTTCCCTGGCCCAGGACACAGACAAGACATTGACGCTGACGACAGTCGATGGCGAGCGGCTATTTCATCTGCATACGCCGCCCCAGGCTGAGGAAGAAGCGATTCCGCTTGTGATCGCCCTGCATCCAATTGCGTCATCTGGTCATGCCATGCAAGCGATAACAGGCTTGAACGATGCCGCAGATCAATATGGATTTGCAGTCGCCTACCCTGAGGCACTTAGTTTTTATTGGGATGATGGCCGTGCCGCCGCTGGCATGGTCGCCGATGACGGCGAAATTGACGATGTGGGTTTCATCAGCGCGATGATTGATGTCATCGCGCAAGAAACTGACATTCATACAGATCAAGTTCATCTGACAGGATTGGGCAACGGCGGCACCATGGCTTATCGGCTGGCCTGCCAGTTGCCGGGGCGCTTCGCCAGTGTGGCGGTGGTTGGTGCGCTGATGTGGGACTATCAGCCAGATAACTGTCCTCCCGGCGATGCGCCTATCAATATGCTCATCATCCATGGCAGCGACGACTCCACCTATAGGATAGATGGTCGCACCTTCCCCCCTGGCGAAGCAGCCGAAGAAGCCATCAGCATCCTCAGCTTAGAAGAAACCATTCGTTTCTGGATGGCATACGACCACTGCGAAGCAGAGCCAACCGCTTATAATCGCGCGCCATTGACAACCTATACGTGCCAGGATGAAGCGGCTATCCACGCCTATACCATCATCTCAGGTGAAAATGGTTGGCCGCGAATGGGTGATGACCTGCGCCTGAACCAGTTCGGCATTGATACAACGACGATTATCGCGCGTTACTTCATGGAAGGCGTGCCACCACTGGACGACATGACCCAGACAACGCCACCGCCAACTGAACTGGCACGCAGTTACCAGATGTATATCCCAACGACCTATACCTTCGACGAGGCTGTGCCGCTGGTGATGGTGCTGCATGGTCGCCCAGGCTCTGCTGGCGGAATTGCCCTCATTACGGATATGAACACCATTGCAGAAGAAAATGGCTTCATCGTCGTTTACCCGGAAGGCATGATCCCACCCAGTGAAACAGCACGTGGCTGGAATTACGTCCGCGATGTTCCCCTTTTCCGCCCTGCCGATAGCTCCGCCATTAGCCAGCGGGACGATGTGCAATTCCTGGTGGATCTGGTGCACGATATCGCGGAAATCGCACCGATTGATACAGACCGAGCCTATGTAACGGGGTTTTCCAACGGTGGCTTTATGACACAGCGCTTAGCCTGTGACGCCAGCGGCACTTTTGCGGCCTTTGCCGCCGCTGGCTCGACCCTTTCCTGGGGCATGACGGAAATTTGCGAAGGCAAGCCCCCTATTCCCCTATTGATGATGCATGGTACCGACGACATCAGCGTGCCCTGGACGGGGACCACAGGCAACATCGGCGGCCAGCAAATCTACGTCACAGCGCCTATACCCAATACGGTTGTGTTCTGGGCACAACATAATGGGTGTGGGCAGGTCGCCCCTGAGCAAGAAAATATTCCGTCATCGGGCGATTCTCCAGAAACAAGCGTCATCTTCGTACGATATACGCAGTGCGAAGAACCCTTAACCTTTGTCGGCGTGACGGGTGGTGGGCATAACTGGCCCGGCGTTCCAGGCCGCATCGGCGAGCAAATCGCGGGCGACGTTAATCTGGATATTCACGCCGGGCAAGTCGTCTGGGATTTTATGAGCCAGTTCACGTTGGATGAAGCGCGTATCGAAGCTGCAGAAGCCGCAGCAACGCCTTCCGCACCCATCATCATTGATGAAACCGCAGCAACTGAATCCGCGGAAGTGCGCAACGCGCGTGAAGTCGTGGCAACCTTACAACGCGGCGGTTTCATCGTCTACTATCGGCATGGAGAACAAAACCCCGACTATACTGACGAGACATGCACCGAACCTGGCGCCCTGACGGATAACGGCGATGATCAAGCCACATTACTGGCGACGGTGCTGGAACGGCTCACACTCCATGTCGATCATGTGCTGACGACAGGCACATGCGCCGCCCAGCAAAGCATCGCACGGACCTTTTCAGAAGCCGTTGCTGAAGAAGCAACGCGCTATGAAGACACAGCCGCTTTACAGGAGGCACTTTCAGCGATACCACAAGCCGACGCCATCACGCTCATGGTGGGGGATGGCAACCTGTTGGAAGCCCTAACAGGACAATCACTCGGCCCGGCAGAAACGCTCATCGTACGGCCAACAGGCACGAACTTTGAGGTATTAACGATAGCTTCTGTATATGATTGGCTTTACCTGGCAAATCTTGTAGACGAGGATCCCGAATAA
- a CDS encoding SDR family NAD(P)-dependent oxidoreductase, with the protein MKIANKNIILTGAASGIGRALLDQLAAYPARILVVDVNIDALQAAVDAQANKPAQIRAFQANLMEQAGVDAVFEEALHWMGTVDLFIANAGFAYYEALAAADWSHIERIFQLNTFSPIYTAQRMRDLNEGRPYHMVIQASAMAKFNLPGYALYGATKSALDRFAEVYRYELPDHAHLTLVYPIATRTNFFKTANDGTPIPWPTQTPETVAKAMIRGIEQDQDQVYPSRFFRVGWIVAQVIPQLKTIYQRWQNVSFQRWINTPK; encoded by the coding sequence ATGAAGATCGCCAACAAAAACATCATCCTGACAGGGGCCGCTTCTGGGATTGGGCGCGCTTTGCTCGACCAGCTTGCAGCCTATCCAGCGCGAATTTTGGTTGTGGACGTCAATATCGACGCTTTGCAGGCCGCTGTCGATGCCCAGGCCAATAAGCCAGCACAAATCAGGGCCTTCCAGGCTAATTTGATGGAACAGGCAGGCGTAGATGCCGTTTTTGAGGAAGCTCTACACTGGATGGGCACTGTGGATCTGTTCATCGCCAATGCAGGCTTTGCTTATTACGAAGCACTAGCGGCGGCTGATTGGTCCCATATCGAGAGAATATTCCAGCTAAACACCTTCTCCCCTATTTATACAGCTCAGCGCATGCGAGACCTCAATGAAGGACGCCCGTACCATATGGTGATACAGGCCTCTGCCATGGCGAAGTTCAATCTGCCAGGGTACGCACTTTATGGCGCGACCAAATCCGCCCTGGATCGCTTTGCGGAGGTTTATCGCTACGAACTGCCCGACCACGCCCATCTAACCCTGGTTTACCCAATCGCCACCCGCACGAACTTCTTCAAAACTGCGAATGATGGCACCCCGATTCCCTGGCCCACACAAACGCCTGAGACCGTTGCTAAAGCCATGATACGTGGCATTGAGCAAGACCAGGATCAGGTTTATCCATCCCGTTTTTTCCGTGTGGGGTGGATCGTGGCACAAGTCATCCCTCAGCTAAAGACAATCTACCAACGCTGGCAAAATGTCAGTTTTCAGCGGTGGATCAATACCCCAAAATAA
- a CDS encoding alpha/beta hydrolase family esterase encodes MAVRRFTTPKQGITIFIVLWLCLMSTSWAQAQTEQPITHLEHNGYDRTYHVVTPTSYEEGTPLPLLIALHGTGMSGKAMQALTDFDTMAETYGFLVAYPNSASPQWAFNTADDAGDIDDLGYIQALITQMQQDYSIAQDQVYLAGYGSGGLMAARLACTIPEQLNSVVVVGPMLLGAFESECAEPASAPVSLLFMHGSEDPMYLSEGDAANDIWSVQASLDFWAERNGCDTATIHEEENIFIYDDCPADGSIALYTVLGGKQNWPRIGDYSLNNFGIDATEIISRYLLRETLGDESWQITQEAPYEDLARGYTFYVPSTYDANEPMPAIVLLHGKGSTGTSTSSSSEMIPIAEREGIIMIYPDGINNEWQYMRGMPYYRDQGIDDTQFLRDLVSDLSKDLNIDASRVYVGGISNGGFMTQRLACDGLDTFAAFGSVMASAFYGLDLICADQPPAPLMMVSGTGDPIVPWEGTPMQLPDGMVYLSAPVPSTVQFWVEHNGCDEQDYTVEEVAPSREDTSLRILDMDHCQGRGRLRFYAVINGGHTWPGVDWDSESLLGKTNFDINTGEELWQFFQQYTLPTTEPAD; translated from the coding sequence ATGGCTGTTCGACGTTTTACAACACCCAAACAAGGTATAACGATCTTCATTGTTTTATGGCTGTGCTTGATGAGCACTTCATGGGCACAGGCACAGACAGAACAGCCTATCACGCACCTAGAGCACAACGGCTATGATCGGACATACCATGTCGTTACGCCCACATCGTATGAAGAAGGCACACCGCTGCCGCTGTTAATTGCACTACACGGTACGGGCATGTCCGGCAAAGCCATGCAAGCCCTGACGGACTTCGACACAATGGCTGAGACATATGGCTTCCTCGTCGCTTATCCGAATAGCGCCTCACCGCAGTGGGCTTTCAACACAGCGGATGATGCAGGTGACATCGACGATCTTGGCTATATACAGGCGCTCATCACGCAGATGCAGCAGGACTATAGCATTGCTCAGGATCAAGTTTATCTGGCAGGCTATGGCAGCGGCGGCTTGATGGCGGCACGACTCGCCTGTACGATACCGGAACAACTCAATAGTGTGGTCGTTGTCGGCCCGATGCTATTGGGCGCGTTTGAAAGCGAATGCGCCGAGCCTGCTAGCGCGCCTGTCAGCCTATTATTTATGCACGGCAGCGAAGACCCAATGTATCTCTCCGAGGGGGATGCAGCTAATGACATCTGGAGCGTGCAGGCAAGCCTCGACTTTTGGGCTGAACGCAATGGGTGTGATACAGCGACCATCCATGAAGAAGAAAACATCTTCATCTATGATGACTGCCCGGCAGATGGCAGCATTGCCCTTTATACTGTCCTGGGCGGCAAACAAAACTGGCCCCGCATCGGCGACTACAGCCTCAATAACTTCGGCATTGATGCCACTGAGATCATCAGTCGCTATCTGCTACGAGAGACGCTTGGCGATGAAAGCTGGCAAATCACGCAAGAAGCCCCCTATGAGGACCTCGCACGCGGCTATACCTTCTATGTACCCAGCACATACGATGCCAACGAGCCAATGCCTGCAATCGTGCTTCTGCATGGCAAAGGCAGTACCGGGACATCAACATCGTCTTCCAGCGAGATGATCCCCATTGCAGAGCGCGAAGGCATCATCATGATTTACCCGGATGGCATCAACAACGAGTGGCAGTATATGCGCGGCATGCCCTATTATCGGGATCAGGGCATTGATGATACGCAATTCCTGCGCGACCTCGTCAGTGATCTCTCAAAGGATTTAAATATCGACGCCTCCAGAGTATATGTTGGCGGGATCAGCAACGGCGGCTTTATGACACAACGGCTGGCCTGTGATGGCCTAGACACCTTCGCAGCCTTTGGTAGTGTGATGGCGTCCGCCTTTTATGGCCTGGACCTCATCTGTGCGGACCAACCCCCGGCCCCCTTAATGATGGTCAGTGGCACCGGGGACCCCATCGTGCCCTGGGAAGGAACGCCTATGCAGTTGCCGGATGGCATGGTTTATCTCTCAGCACCTGTACCCAGTACGGTCCAATTCTGGGTAGAGCACAATGGCTGTGATGAACAGGACTACACAGTAGAAGAAGTGGCGCCATCTCGTGAAGATACTTCTCTACGCATCCTGGATATGGACCACTGCCAAGGCCGGGGACGGCTGCGCTTCTATGCTGTGATCAATGGCGGCCATACCTGGCCTGGGGTCGATTGGGATAGCGAAAGTTTGCTCGGCAAGACCAACTTCGACATCAACACAGGTGAAGAATTGTGGCAGTTCTTCCAACAATATACGCTGCCAACGACAGAACCTGCAGACTAA